CTCGAGGGCGAAACCGCCCTCGTCGTCGGTGCCGGCGAAATGGGGCAACTCGCCGCTCGCAGCCTCGCCGATTCAGGCGTCGGCGAGGTCGTCGTCGCCAACCGAACCGTCCCCCACGCCGAACACCTGGTCGACGACCTCTCAGTCGAGGGGACGGCCGTTTCCCTCGAGACGCTCGAGGCGGCCGCGTCCGACGCGGGAGTCGTCGTCGCGGCGACCGGCAGCGCCGACCCTGTCCTGGAGCCGACTCACCTTGGCGCGCGCGAGCAGGTCGTCGTCGACCTCGGCCAGCCTCGCGACGTTCGCCCTGCCGCCGGGTCCCTCGAGACCGTGACGCTCTACGACCTGGACGACCTCGAGGAGCTCACCGCGGAAACCCGCGAGCAGCGCCTGGACGCCGCTCGCGACGTGGAAGCCATCGTCGCCGCGGAGTTCGACCACCTCTGTGCGCAGTACAAGCGTGCCCGCGCCGACGAGGTGATTGCAGCGATGTACGAGTCCGCCGAACGCCTGAAACGACGAGAACTCGAGACGGCGCTCTCGCGACTCGAGGCGACCGACGAGGGACTCACCGACGACCAGCACGAGATCATCGAGGCGATGGCCGACGCGCTGGTCGGCCAGTTGCTCGCCCCGCCGACGAAGAGCCTGCGGGAGGCCGCCGCCGAAGACGACTGGGCGACGATCAACACGGCCCTGCAGTTGTTCGATCCGGACTTCGGTGGCGACGAGGTCGTTACAGCCGGTGCGAGAACAGCGGCAGTCGCGAGTGAGGCGACCGCCGACCAGGACGCTTCGATCGGCGCACTCGACGACGATTGAGGCGGTCGTCGGCACAATCGTTATTTCACTGGCTTGCGTTCGAGGGATTATGGCGGACGTACTTTCCGACGACGAGATCTCGGACCGACTCCCGGAAACGTGGGACCGCGAGGGCGACGAAATCGTTCGCGTCTACGAGTTCGACGACTACCTTCGCGGCGTGAACTTCGCCCAGATGGTCGGCGAAATCGCTGAATCACAGTTCCACCACCCCGAGATAACGATCCGCTACGAGGAAGTCGAAATTCGACTCACGACCCACGACGCTGGCGGTATCACGGAGAACGACATCGAGATGGCGGAGTTGATCGAGTCCGAACACAGCGCCTGAACCCTGGCCCAGAGCGTAACGATGGAGGCTCACTACGCGTTCCTGGTCGAAGCCAGACTCACGCCCGTCGACCCCGGGCTGACAATCGATTCGCCGGTCGTCGAGCGACGTTGTCTGCTCGCGGCACCCGAACCCGGCGACCAGGGGTGGCGGCTGTTTCGCGACCTCCTCTGGCGCGGCGAACTCGGCGAC
This region of Natronosalvus halobius genomic DNA includes:
- the hemA gene encoding glutamyl-tRNA reductase is translated as MIRAGVVSGMRVTHESGGIDDIAAASPERQRLAVSTLVSAPNVEEAYVLSTCNRVEAYVVTADPADGRAALEAFFEGVDADAIIASDHESSLRHLLRVAAGLESVVVGEDQIIGQVRTAYEDARTGGGIGELLERAVTKAIRAGERARTETAINEGVVSLGSAATRLAATALDLEGETALVVGAGEMGQLAARSLADSGVGEVVVANRTVPHAEHLVDDLSVEGTAVSLETLEAAASDAGVVVAATGSADPVLEPTHLGAREQVVVDLGQPRDVRPAAGSLETVTLYDLDDLEELTAETREQRLDAARDVEAIVAAEFDHLCAQYKRARADEVIAAMYESAERLKRRELETALSRLEATDEGLTDDQHEIIEAMADALVGQLLAPPTKSLREAAAEDDWATINTALQLFDPDFGGDEVVTAGARTAAVASEATADQDASIGALDDD
- a CDS encoding 4a-hydroxytetrahydrobiopterin dehydratase; this translates as MADVLSDDEISDRLPETWDREGDEIVRVYEFDDYLRGVNFAQMVGEIAESQFHHPEITIRYEEVEIRLTTHDAGGITENDIEMAELIESEHSA